From a single bacterium genomic region:
- the porA gene encoding pyruvate ferredoxin oxidoreductase, whose protein sequence is MEKTKNIVAKTGNEAFAEGMRQINPDVVAAYPITPATEIVQIFSQFVADGLVDTEFVAVESEHSAMSACIGASASGARAMTGTSSQGLALMWEMLYIASGLRLPIVMAVVNRTLSSPINIHCDHSDTFGARDSGWIQIYSENVQETYDNIFQALRIAEHPDVKLPAMVTTDGFILSHCLETLEILTDEQVKEFIGIPPERDNLIKSLIENKPITIGALDLQDYYFEHKRQQAEGMKNALKIIPEIGKEFGDKFGRYYGFFEEYKLDDAEVGIVIIGSTTGTAKEVVDQMRKEGKKVGLLKLRVYRPFPAEEIAKVLSKLKVLGVVERVEGMSGFVSPLYSEISSSLYHYEKRPTLVNFVYGLGGRDVKLEDIRDIFDELLKISSTGKKEFTLKYIGVRE, encoded by the coding sequence ATGGAAAAAACAAAAAACATAGTTGCAAAGACAGGAAATGAGGCATTTGCTGAAGGTATGAGACAAATTAATCCTGATGTTGTTGCTGCTTATCCAATTACTCCAGCAACTGAAATTGTCCAGATTTTTTCTCAATTTGTTGCAGATGGACTTGTTGATACGGAATTTGTTGCAGTTGAAAGTGAACATTCTGCAATGAGTGCATGTATCGGTGCATCTGCTTCTGGGGCAAGAGCAATGACAGGGACTTCTTCACAGGGACTTGCTTTAATGTGGGAAATGCTTTATATTGCTTCTGGATTGAGATTACCAATTGTAATGGCAGTTGTTAATCGTACTCTCTCTTCCCCAATAAATATCCACTGTGACCACTCAGATACATTTGGAGCAAGAGATTCTGGATGGATACAGATTTATTCTGAAAATGTTCAGGAAACATATGATAATATTTTTCAGGCATTAAGAATTGCCGAACATCCTGATGTTAAACTTCCTGCAATGGTAACTACTGATGGGTTCATTTTAAGTCATTGTTTAGAAACATTGGAGATACTTACAGATGAGCAGGTTAAAGAATTTATTGGCATCCCTCCTGAAAGGGATAATTTAATTAAGAGTTTAATTGAAAACAAACCAATAACAATTGGTGCTCTTGACTTACAGGACTATTATTTTGAACATAAAAGACAACAGGCAGAAGGAATGAAAAATGCTTTGAAAATTATTCCAGAAATAGGGAAAGAGTTTGGAGATAAGTTTGGAAGATATTATGGGTTTTTTGAAGAATACAAATTGGATGATGCAGAAGTTGGGATTGTTATAATTGGCTCAACTACTGGAACTGCAAAAGAAGTTGTTGACCAGATGAGAAAAGAAGGGAAAAAAGTTGGACTTTTAAAATTAAGAGTTTATAGACCTTTTCCAGCAGAAGAAATAGCAAAAGTTCTATCTAAATTAAAAGTTCTTGGAGTTGTAGAAAGAGTTGAAGGAATGTCTGGTTTTGTTTCACCTCTTTATTCTGAAATTTCATCTTCTCTTTATCATTATGAAAAAAGACCAACACTGGTTAATTTTGTCTATGGATTAGGTGGAAGAGATGTAAAATTAGAGGATATAAGAGATATTTTTGATGAACTTTTAAAAATTTCAAGTACAGGGAAAAAAGAATTCACATTAAAATACATTGGAGTAAGAGAATAG
- a CDS encoding SIS domain-containing protein produces the protein MEKEIKKVIEEIELCLANIKKEYFEILEKNLKENKKIFICGVGRSGLVGKMFAMRLRQIGYESYVVGETITPSSSKNDLVIFISYSGEKQYNIELAKRIKKEGTKILVISSQKKSSLSEISDFKIYIPNKNSVQFGNSLFEQCVFIFLESFILYLREKYKISEEKFKKGHTNLE, from the coding sequence ATGGAAAAAGAAATAAAAAAAGTTATTGAAGAAATTGAATTATGCCTTGCGAATATAAAAAAAGAGTACTTTGAAATTTTAGAGAAAAATTTAAAAGAAAATAAAAAGATATTTATATGTGGAGTTGGAAGAAGTGGACTTGTTGGGAAAATGTTTGCTATGAGATTAAGACAAATTGGATATGAAAGTTATGTAGTTGGAGAAACAATTACTCCATCATCTTCAAAAAATGACTTAGTTATTTTTATTTCTTATTCAGGAGAAAAACAATATAATATTGAATTAGCAAAAAGAATAAAAAAAGAAGGAACAAAAATTTTAGTAATAAGTTCCCAGAAAAAAAGTTCTCTTTCTGAAATTTCTGACTTTAAAATTTATATACCGAACAAAAATTCAGTCCAGTTTGGAAATTCTCTTTTTGAACAATGTGTTTTTATTTTCTTGGAGTCATTTATTCTTTATTTAAGAGAGAAATATAAAATAAGCGAGGAGAAATTTAAAAAAGGGCATACAAATTTAGAATAA
- the proC gene encoding pyrroline-5-carboxylate reductase — protein MKIGIIGFGNMGSIFAESFCSYGYFKKEDIFVSDKDKNKISIAKRKDYRIETNTELAKKTDIILLAIKPDDIEKVIEEISGFLDRKKLLISIAAGVKIKKIEGKLKNKNPVIRVMPNLNIKVKAGIIVYCKGKNAKEKKYDVFLKKIFSPLGLVLQMPENKFDTITAISGSGPGFIFYIADVLTKICEKKKIERKKTISLVKTLFYGSGKLLFYSNETPEELKEMVCSPKGTTIAGIEIFEKNKFPDIFQKVIEKSEKRSKELSKNSKK, from the coding sequence ATGAAAATAGGAATAATTGGTTTTGGTAATATGGGCAGTATTTTTGCTGAGAGTTTTTGTTCATATGGGTATTTTAAAAAAGAAGATATATTTGTTTCTGATAAAGATAAAAATAAAATCTCAATTGCAAAAAGAAAAGATTATAGAATAGAAACAAATACTGAATTGGCAAAAAAAACAGATATTATTCTTTTAGCAATAAAACCAGATGATATAGAAAAAGTTATTGAAGAAATAAGTGGATTTCTGGATAGAAAAAAACTCTTAATTTCAATAGCAGCGGGAGTAAAAATAAAAAAAATTGAGGGGAAATTAAAAAATAAAAATCCTGTAATAAGAGTTATGCCAAACTTAAACATTAAGGTAAAGGCAGGAATAATTGTCTATTGTAAAGGGAAAAATGCAAAAGAGAAAAAATATGATGTCTTTCTTAAAAAAATTTTTTCTCCATTAGGACTTGTTTTACAGATGCCAGAAAATAAATTTGATACAATAACTGCTATTTCAGGTAGTGGTCCTGGTTTTATTTTTTATATTGCGGATGTGCTTACAAAAATATGTGAAAAGAAAAAAATAGAAAGAAAAAAAACAATTTCTCTTGTGAAAACGCTTTTTTATGGAAGTGGGAAACTACTTTTCTATTCAAATGAAACACCAGAAGAGTTAAAAGAAATGGTCTGTTCTCCAAAAGGAACAACCATAGCGGGAATTGAAATTTTTGAAAAGAATAAATTTCCTGATATTTTTCAGAAAGTAATAGAGAAAAGTGAAAAAAGAAGTAAAGAGCTTTCAAAGAATAGTAAAAAATAA
- a CDS encoding purine-nucleoside phosphorylase → MSEWEKVNKAVEYIRSKSKVVPEIGIILGTGLGEFGKTIEDVIVIPYKNIPDFPVSTVESHEGNLLIGKIGNKNVVAMQGRFHLYEGYSAVQISFPIRVMKQLGIKTLFESNASGGLNPLFERGDIVIITDHINLTGYNPLVGENDERFGPRFPDMSNPYSKNLIELAEDIAIENKIKIKKGVLVGLLGPNLETKAEYRFLRLIGADMVCMSTVVEVIAAVHLGLNVFGVSVITDMGLPDALKPLTFDEIVEIANSSEPKLTKLFKNIIINY, encoded by the coding sequence ATGAGTGAATGGGAAAAAGTTAACAAGGCAGTTGAGTATATAAGGAGTAAAAGTAAAGTAGTTCCTGAAATTGGTATAATACTTGGAACTGGACTTGGAGAATTTGGTAAAACAATAGAAGATGTAATTGTAATTCCATATAAAAACATACCTGATTTTCCTGTCTCAACTGTTGAATCACATGAAGGGAACCTGTTAATTGGGAAAATAGGAAATAAAAATGTTGTTGCAATGCAGGGTAGATTTCATTTGTATGAGGGATATAGTGCAGTTCAAATATCTTTTCCCATAAGGGTAATGAAACAATTGGGTATAAAGACATTATTTGAGTCAAATGCTTCGGGAGGGTTAAATCCTTTATTTGAAAGAGGGGACATTGTAATAATTACAGACCATATAAACCTTACAGGATATAATCCATTGGTAGGTGAAAATGATGAAAGATTTGGACCAAGATTTCCTGATATGAGTAATCCTTATTCAAAAAATTTGATAGAGTTAGCAGAAGACATAGCAATTGAAAATAAAATTAAAATTAAAAAAGGTGTGTTGGTTGGACTTTTAGGACCCAATTTAGAAACAAAAGCAGAATATAGGTTTTTAAGATTAATTGGGGCAGATATGGTTTGTATGTCAACTGTTGTTGAAGTTATTGCAGCAGTTCATTTGGGATTAAATGTTTTTGGCGTTTCTGTAATTACGGATATGGGACTACCTGATGCTTTAAAACCACTTACTTTTGATGAAATAGTTGAAATAGCAAATTCTTCTGAACCAAAGTTGACAAAATTATTTAAAAACATTATAATAAATTATTAA
- the rpsU gene encoding 30S ribosomal protein S21, with translation MSDFDRIFRQFKRDVEKERIIKEVKKREFYEKPSQIRRRKKARKHRPQSQYSRQRTY, from the coding sequence ATGAGTGATTTTGACAGAATTTTTAGACAATTTAAAAGAGATGTTGAAAAAGAAAGAATAATTAAAGAGGTAAAAAAGAGAGAATTTTACGAAAAACCAAGTCAAATAAGAAGGAGAAAAAAAGCAAGAAAACACAGACCTCAATCACAATATTCAAGACAAAGAACTTATTAG
- a CDS encoding 1-phosphofructokinase family hexose kinase: protein MNIYTLTLNPSVDYSFYVPEIKFDDINRITHQRIDPGGKGVNIARMLLKLGEQSIPITFCTKDNSNIYPKILEKEGLIPIYIKIKEKIRNVYNFISEKGEILRFNEKGPKISYEEKKQLFKKIMCLNYKKGDIIAISGSLPSGFKKDTYKIILNKLKKFQLITFVDADGDVLKYAVESSPYIIKPNLWELERCMGEKIKNGRKLVSVVGNLLNKNISIIILTLGEKGTFVFTKEQILYGNVPKVKVKSSVGCGDAFIAGFLFSLKNNKNLKDCLRYAIACGTGKAKQEGTKMPDKKEVMGIYNKTTIFDVDYDWVLKNFVP from the coding sequence GTGAATATTTATACATTGACTTTAAATCCAAGTGTTGATTATTCTTTTTATGTTCCCGAAATAAAGTTTGATGATATTAACAGAATAACTCACCAGAGAATTGACCCGGGAGGGAAGGGTGTTAATATAGCAAGAATGCTTTTAAAATTAGGTGAACAATCAATTCCTATAACTTTCTGCACAAAAGACAATTCAAATATATACCCAAAAATTCTTGAAAAAGAAGGACTTATTCCTATTTATATTAAAATAAAAGAAAAAATAAGAAATGTTTATAATTTTATTTCTGAAAAAGGTGAAATTTTAAGATTTAATGAAAAAGGGCCAAAAATAAGTTATGAAGAAAAGAAACAACTCTTTAAAAAAATTATGTGCTTGAATTATAAAAAGGGAGATATAATTGCAATTAGCGGGAGTTTACCATCTGGTTTTAAAAAAGATACATATAAAATAATTTTAAATAAGTTAAAAAAATTTCAACTAATAACTTTTGTTGATGCAGACGGAGATGTTTTAAAGTATGCTGTTGAAAGCAGTCCATACATAATAAAACCAAACTTATGGGAATTAGAAAGATGTATGGGTGAAAAAATAAAAAATGGGAGAAAATTAGTCAGTGTTGTTGGTAATTTATTAAATAAAAATATATCAATTATAATTTTAACTCTTGGAGAAAAAGGGACTTTTGTATTTACAAAAGAACAAATACTTTATGGGAATGTGCCAAAAGTTAAAGTTAAAAGTTCGGTTGGTTGTGGAGATGCTTTTATTGCTGGATTTTTATTTTCTTTGAAAAACAATAAGAATTTAAAAGATTGTTTAAGATACGCAATTGCATGTGGAACAGGTAAAGCAAAACAAGAGGGAACAAAAATGCCAGATAAAAAGGAAGTTATGGGTATATACAATAAGACGACTATTTTTGATGTTGATTATGACTGGGTTTTGAAAAATTTTGTCCCTTGA
- a CDS encoding lysylphosphatidylglycerol synthase transmembrane domain-containing protein, which translates to MKKVISLLLKISISGIFLFIVLKKINLSLLSEIFKNSNNFLVLTGLFIFIGTSFLIAFRYFLIVNIYLGKKKPVMYIWKLTMIGLFFNMFLPTSSGGDAVKIFYLIKDDEKKMLPAISVLIDRFIGAITILTMGTFALFFSQINDQRVKIFIFSLTGITLFFYFFLSYRNFAKKLYNPIGKILPSSFDEKLRTTYSLFNFYFKEKKTIFFSLIMSFFLQFLSVVGNFFVAVGLIKEYLPLSIFFIYTPLIWVSTIIPSIGGVGVREFTYVFFFKNYLGEEKAFALSLIVLFSIIIQAIIGYITFLTFKGQNFSKPSHNQHQK; encoded by the coding sequence ATGAAAAAAGTAATCTCACTGCTATTAAAAATATCTATAAGTGGTATTTTTTTATTTATTGTCCTTAAAAAAATAAACCTTTCACTTCTTTCTGAAATTTTTAAAAATTCAAATAATTTTCTTGTATTAACAGGACTTTTTATTTTTATTGGGACTTCCTTTCTTATTGCTTTTAGATATTTTTTAATTGTTAATATTTATTTAGGTAAGAAAAAACCTGTAATGTATATCTGGAAATTAACTATGATAGGACTTTTTTTCAATATGTTTCTACCAACATCATCTGGGGGAGATGCAGTTAAAATTTTCTACCTTATTAAGGACGATGAGAAAAAAATGTTGCCTGCAATTTCAGTACTTATTGATAGATTTATTGGTGCTATTACAATTTTAACTATGGGGACTTTTGCTTTATTTTTTTCACAAATTAATGACCAGAGAGTAAAAATTTTCATTTTTTCTCTGACTGGCATTACACTTTTTTTCTATTTCTTTTTGAGTTATAGAAATTTTGCTAAAAAACTTTATAACCCTATTGGGAAAATACTTCCATCATCTTTTGATGAAAAATTGAGGACTACTTATTCGCTATTTAATTTTTATTTCAAGGAAAAAAAGACAATATTTTTTTCACTTATTATGAGTTTTTTTCTCCAATTTCTTTCAGTGGTGGGAAATTTTTTTGTTGCCGTTGGTTTAATTAAAGAATATTTACCTTTATCTATATTTTTTATTTATACTCCTCTTATCTGGGTTTCTACAATTATCCCTTCAATAGGTGGAGTAGGAGTAAGAGAATTTACATATGTTTTCTTTTTTAAAAATTATTTAGGAGAAGAAAAGGCATTTGCCCTTTCTTTAATTGTTTTGTTTTCTATTATAATACAGGCAATAATTGGTTATATAACTTTTCTTACTTTCAAGGGACAAAATTTTTCAAAACCCAGTCATAATCAACATCAAAAATAG
- a CDS encoding DJ-1/PfpI family protein encodes MKILRMFVVFLFLTSFLHSETTNKILMIIAFDQFRDEEYAKPRKILENSGYKIVVASYKTGIAKGMLGSKVKVDISLEDVKVNEYDGVIFVGGSGASVYFNNQTTLKIANEFYNKGKIVGAICIAPVILANAGLLSGKKATCWPSYEKTLKEKGAVWSDKNVEVDGSIITGNGPAAANEFGEKYLKLLKSK; translated from the coding sequence ATGAAAATTTTAAGAATGTTTGTTGTTTTTCTTTTTCTTACTTCATTTTTGCATTCAGAAACAACTAATAAAATTTTAATGATAATTGCTTTTGACCAGTTCAGGGATGAGGAATATGCAAAACCAAGAAAAATACTTGAAAATAGTGGTTATAAAATTGTTGTTGCTTCATATAAAACTGGAATTGCAAAAGGTATGCTTGGTAGTAAAGTAAAAGTTGATATATCATTAGAAGATGTTAAAGTTAATGAGTATGATGGGGTTATTTTTGTTGGAGGAAGTGGTGCCTCAGTATATTTTAATAACCAGACAACTTTAAAAATAGCAAATGAATTTTATAATAAAGGCAAGATTGTTGGAGCAATATGTATTGCACCTGTAATTTTAGCAAATGCAGGGCTTCTTTCAGGTAAAAAAGCAACATGCTGGCCCTCTTATGAAAAAACATTAAAAGAAAAAGGAGCGGTCTGGTCAGATAAAAATGTTGAAGTTGATGGTTCTATAATTACAGGAAATGGTCCTGCTGCTGCAAATGAATTTGGTGAAAAATATCTGAAATTGCTTAAATCTAAATAA
- the nusB gene encoding transcription antitermination factor NusB, whose protein sequence is MKRRRGREHALKILYMADIRDENPLDLIDEYWLMNGDEEQDVKNFAEKIVKGVFENKENVDKNISSTIVNWDFNRLGVIDRNILRIGTYELLFEEKIPAVVSINEAIEIAKKYGTEDSPKFINGVLHKIKDNIKKQ, encoded by the coding sequence ATGAAAAGAAGAAGAGGTAGAGAGCATGCTTTGAAAATTTTGTATATGGCTGATATAAGGGATGAGAACCCGCTTGATTTAATTGATGAATATTGGCTTATGAATGGGGATGAAGAACAGGATGTTAAAAATTTTGCAGAGAAAATTGTAAAAGGGGTTTTTGAAAATAAAGAAAATGTTGATAAAAACATTTCTTCTACAATTGTCAACTGGGATTTTAATAGATTGGGTGTTATAGATAGAAATATTTTAAGAATAGGCACTTATGAATTACTTTTTGAAGAAAAAATACCTGCTGTGGTTTCAATAAATGAAGCAATAGAAATAGCAAAAAAATATGGAACAGAGGACTCACCAAAATTTATAAATGGGGTATTACATAAAATAAAAGACAATATAAAAAAACAATAA
- the ribH gene encoding 6,7-dimethyl-8-ribityllumazine synthase has translation MKTIEGNLDARDKKFGIVVSRFNEFITKKLLDGAIDCIVRHNGDEKNIEVIWVPGTVESVYAISKILNSEKKYDAIICLSAVIRGETPHFDYVASQISKAITQFNMENKVPVIFGVITADSTEQAIERAGTKMGNKGWQAALSAIEMIDLSSKIK, from the coding sequence ATGAAAACAATAGAAGGGAATTTAGATGCCAGAGACAAAAAGTTTGGGATTGTTGTTAGTAGATTTAATGAGTTTATTACAAAAAAGTTGCTTGATGGCGCAATTGATTGTATTGTCAGGCATAATGGAGATGAAAAAAATATTGAAGTTATATGGGTTCCTGGAACAGTAGAAAGTGTATATGCTATCAGTAAAATTTTAAATTCCGAAAAAAAATATGATGCTATAATCTGTCTTTCTGCTGTTATAAGAGGGGAAACACCTCATTTCGATTATGTTGCATCACAAATATCAAAAGCAATAACCCAATTTAATATGGAAAACAAAGTCCCTGTTATATTTGGAGTTATAACTGCTGATAGCACAGAGCAAGCAATAGAAAGAGCAGGAACAAAAATGGGAAACAAGGGATGGCAAGCAGCACTTTCAGCAATTGAAATGATAGACCTATCTTCAAAAATTAAGTAA